In Topomyia yanbarensis strain Yona2022 chromosome 2, ASM3024719v1, whole genome shotgun sequence, one DNA window encodes the following:
- the LOC131684959 gene encoding uncharacterized protein LOC131684959 — MTSACDHCAKTVKSDDDFIECMGFCKNVVHMQCGKQLNKPFLKKLAENPNLFWMCNECVKLMKFARFRDTVSSLGCVIAAIAGKTDDVCAELKAELSKNNQQISHLARKVSTATPVRPNSGTSRPPQKRRREDGPDPSSILVGGRKLVDNSNILTVPPPTPLLWMYLSRFHPSVSKETVEKMSKEGLNCNEEIKVIPLVKKGIDVSTLNFISFKVGVHPKYREAALNPDTWPQGILFREFEDSRTQNIWCPPTDFPTPSEVACIPLSQPGPSTLQRTPQRLAMPLYQATPPL, encoded by the coding sequence ATGacaagtgcatgcgatcactgcgcgaaaaccgtcaaatcggacgaTGACTTTATCGAGTGCATgggattttgcaaaaatgtggtgcatatgcagtgcggtaaacaactcaacaagccgttcttgaaaaaacttgccgaaaatccaaatttattttggatgtgcaatgaatgtgtcaagttgatgaagtttgctcgctttcgcgacaccgtttcctcgcttggatgtgttatcgctgctatcgctgggaaaacggatgacgtctgtgctgaactaaaggcagagttatcaaaaaataaccagcaaatttcgcacctcgccagaaaggtttcaacagccactccagtccggccaaattccggtacatctcgaccacctcagaaacgtcgtcgcgaggatggtcctgatccgagcagtattcttgtcggcggtcgaaagctagtcgataatagcaacattctcacggtTCCTCCTCCCActccgttgctctggatgtatctttcccgctttcatcccagcgttagcaaggagacagtcgaaaaaatgtccaaagaagggctaaactgcaacgaggaaataaaggtcattccgcttgttaaaaaaggcatagacgtcagtactctgaacttcatatctttcaaagttggagttcacccaaagtaccgtgaagcagctcttaaccctgacacatggccgcaaggcatattgttcagggaatttgaggatagccgtacccagaacatttggtgcccaccgactgattttcctacgCCTTCGGAAGTCGCATGTATTCCGCTAAgtcaacccggcccatcaaccctacagaggactccgcaacgattggcaatgccactataccaagctacaccgccattgtga